Proteins encoded by one window of Physeter macrocephalus isolate SW-GA unplaced genomic scaffold, ASM283717v5 random_1037, whole genome shotgun sequence:
- the LOC102994288 gene encoding LIM and senescent cell antigen-like-containing domain protein 3 isoform X3, whose product MALPGPRPAAIPEGEEVPPAACNGEHRAPCGQDETAVSRLQRRHSDVRVYKEFCDFYIKFNMANALANASCERCRGGFAPAEKIVNSNGELYHEQCFVCAQCFQQFPEGLFYEFEGRKYCEHDFQMLFAPCCHQCGFLSSLSVQPGGLSGDLETRRGGLRVTQQERLGTPSSMLARLNEGRN is encoded by the exons ATGGCGCTCCCGGGCCCGCGCCCCGCTGCCATCCCGGAGGGCGAGGAGGTCCCCCCGGCGGCCTGTAACGGGGAGCACCGGGCGCCCTGCGGCCAGGATGAGACGGCCGTGTCCAGGCTCCAGCGCAGGCACAGCGACGTCAGGGTCTACAAGGAGTTTTGTGACTTCTACATCAAATT CAACATGGCCAACGCCCTGGCCAACGCCAGCTGTGAGCGCTGCCGGGGAGGCTTCGCGCCCGCCGAGAAGATCGTCAATAGCAACGGCGAGCTGTACCACGAGCAGTGCTTCGTGTGCGCGCAGTGCTTCCAGCAGTTCCCCGAGGGCCTCTTCTACGAG TTTGAAGGAAGGAAGTACTGTGAACATGACTTTCAGATGCTCTTTGCACCTTGCTGTCACCAGTGTG GATTCCTTTCTTCCCTGTCAGTGCAGCCGGGCGGCCTCAGCGGGGACCTTGAGACGCGCAGGGGTGGCCTGCGTGTCACACAGCAGGAGAGACTGGGGACACCGAGTAGCATGCTGGCAAGgttgaatgaaggaagaaattaa
- the LOC102994288 gene encoding LIM and senescent cell antigen-like-containing domain protein 3 isoform X4: MALPGPRPAAIPEGEEVPPAACNGEHRAPCGQDETAVSRLQRRHSDVRVYKEFCDFYIKFNMANALANASCERCRGGFAPAEKIVNSNGELYHEQCFVCAQCFQQFPEGLFYEVMNFPVLAAGWF; encoded by the exons ATGGCGCTCCCGGGCCCGCGCCCCGCTGCCATCCCGGAGGGCGAGGAGGTCCCCCCGGCGGCCTGTAACGGGGAGCACCGGGCGCCCTGCGGCCAGGATGAGACGGCCGTGTCCAGGCTCCAGCGCAGGCACAGCGACGTCAGGGTCTACAAGGAGTTTTGTGACTTCTACATCAAATT CAACATGGCCAACGCCCTGGCCAACGCCAGCTGTGAGCGCTGCCGGGGAGGCTTCGCGCCCGCCGAGAAGATCGTCAATAGCAACGGCGAGCTGTACCACGAGCAGTGCTTCGTGTGCGCGCAGTGCTTCCAGCAGTTCCCCGAGGGCCTCTTCTACGAG GTAATGAACTTCCCGGTGCTGGCAGCAGGTTGGTTCTAA